The Verrucomicrobiota bacterium JB022 genome includes the window TCAACGACTTCGAAACGCTGGACGATCTTCCAGAGTGGACGCTCCGAGCGGCCGGCGCGAGCGAAGACCCGATGTATCTGGGCCTCGACGACGGCTCGATGAATACCGGCGGGGCCTACAGCTATGGTCGCACGGGTAGCTCCGAGCGCTCATTCGGCTTCCTGCCCAACAACAACCTGGCGGCTAGTATCATCATCGAATTCCGCAACGATACCAGCAGCGTCATCAACGAATTCTTTGTCAGCGCAGATGCAGAGCTGTGGCACGGTGAGGCCAGCGGCAGCTCCACCTCGTTGAAGTTCAACTATATCGTGCCCGGCAACGATCCGCTCGACCGCAATTACGATGGGCTCGATTACCACTCCGGCCAAGCCCCGATCAATGGTGCGGCGAATCCCGGCCCGATCGACTCGGTGCAGCTGAGCGATTACGCGGTCGATCGCCCCATTTTGCCGGGTGAGACCTTCCTCTTCGAATTCTTCTTCCCGGTGGCCAGCGCAGGTATGGACGCGCAAGGCATCGGCTTCGACAACTTCGTCTTTGCCGTGGGCCGCTTCGACGGGCAGCCCATCAATTACATGGAGAATATTGCCGCCGTCATCCCCGAACCTTCGACCTACGCCGCCTTGGCTGGCGCGGCCGCATTGGGCCTGATCGCACTGGGCCGCCGTCGCCAATAGACTGATCAACGTAGGGGCGGGGTCGGTACCAAGACTCCCCGCCCCAGCGGCCAGCCCTGGGCGAGGAAAGCGAAGCGGCAATACGGCCTACTTTGCCAACCAGCCCCAGCAGCCGTTGGCAGAGGCGTAGCCGGGCTGGATGTAAGTCCACCCGGTGGGCGTCCAGATCCAAGGGGCTTGGGACACATAAACCCAGCCCATCCAGTCGCCCGTGTAGGCCCAGTCGCCTACCTGCGGGTAATCTAGCCAGGTGCCGGTCGCATCTGGATGCTCGGGGATTTCGGCGGGGCGCTGCAGGTAGCCCCAGACACCTTGGGCCGCGTCCTGCCCGTCCTCGATCCAGATCCAGTTGCCGCCCGCCTTTACCCACGGTGCGTGGGCCACGTTGACGAGGCCCAGCCAGTCGCCCGTATCGGCGAAATCCATGGAGATGTCGTAACCATACCAGGTTTCGCTGGCGGCAATATATTCGCGCAACCATTCCAGAGCCGGGCGCTCGTAGCTGTAGTCGTCGACGAGATAGGCTTCGGTGTCGGTGCGCCAGAGGCCGATCCGGTAGCCCCAGAGCGTAACGCCTTCGATGGCCGGGTGCTCCCAGAACATTGGGAAGATACGCTGATAGTTGGCGAGCTGGACCGCGTCGGAGTTGTTTCCGCTCGTGCCGTCGACATCCATCTCGGTGATGATGATGGGCAGGCCGGTCGCCGCGAGACGGTCGAGGTTGGCCTTCATCGTCTCTACCGTGCCAGTGGTCTCAAACGCGTGGCCTTGGACGCCGATGACGTCGATCAGCCCCTCCGCCTGGAGGTCGGTAATGATTTCGAGATAGTTGGTGGTGGCCGTGTTGTTGCCGATGATGCCGTAATCGTTGAGCACCAGGCGGGTCTCCGGGAAGATCTCGCGCGCCATCCGAAATGCTTCGAGGATCCAGTCGTGCCCGGACTCGCCGTAGCCGCCGAGAGCGTCGTAATAGAGCGCGGTGACGTTGGTGCTGTAGGCGGCGTATTCGCCATTCGGCGGTGCGTGGAGCGGCTCGTTGACCACCTCGAGGTAGTCGATCTGCGGGTAGCGCTCGGCCACGGCATGGAACCATTCTTCGATCTCTTCGCGCTTTTCCTCGACCGGTAGGGTGCTGATCCAACTGGGCTGCTGCGCGCCCCATACGAGCACGTGCATGCGGAAGAGGCTGCCGGTGTCTTGCGCGAGCTGATAGGCTGCGTCCAAATCGGTCCAGTTCA containing:
- a CDS encoding PEP-CTERM sorting domain-containing protein (PEP-CTERM proteins occur, often in large numbers, in the proteomes of bacteria that also encode an exosortase, a predicted intramembrane cysteine proteinase. The presence of a PEP-CTERM domain at a protein's C-terminus predicts cleavage within the sorting domain, followed by covalent anchoring to some some component of the (usually Gram-negative) cell surface. Many PEP-CTERM proteins exhibit an unusual sequence composition that includes large numbers of potential glycosylation sites. Expression of one such protein has been shown restore the ability of a bacterium to form floc, a type of biofilm.); this translates as MSTTVLALLATQPAWGTVSITGGNFAYYEDFNDFETLDDLPEWTLRAAGASEDPMYLGLDDGSMNTGGAYSYGRTGSSERSFGFLPNNNLAASIIIEFRNDTSSVINEFFVSADAELWHGEASGSSTSLKFNYIVPGNDPLDRNYDGLDYHSGQAPINGAANPGPIDSVQLSDYAVDRPILPGETFLFEFFFPVASAGMDAQGIGFDNFVFAVGRFDGQPINYMENIAAVIPEPSTYAALAGAAALGLIALGRRRQ
- a CDS encoding endo-1,4-beta-xylanase produces the protein MKHSSFFCTLPLWLGASLGAQQLLTIEAESGQFGSNMTAVTEGDLSWAAILNTGAGNSPGSDANIVTIAPEFAEPGTYELYARIYVGPGTYSDDSLFLPRDFGDLDPAADAAWSVVNGLAAAMGYAQDSDLVGNGGTVGSEAWKWVKLSTGEAPILYLVTEDNLSPTFQFGGREDGLRIDKFAFGPEGVAYTVAELTAGEGEGTIIPEEYVPSGPPLATGKSKYLGSVHSASQVKNFEAYFNQVTAENGGKWGSVEATRDVMNWTDLDAAYQLAQDTGSLFRMHVLVWGAQQPSWISTLPVEEKREEIEEWFHAVAERYPQIDYLEVVNEPLHAPPNGEYAAYSTNVTALYYDALGGYGESGHDWILEAFRMAREIFPETRLVLNDYGIIGNNTATTNYLEIITDLQAEGLIDVIGVQGHAFETTGTVETMKANLDRLAATGLPIIITEMDVDGTSGNNSDAVQLANYQRIFPMFWEHPAIEGVTLWGYRIGLWRTDTEAYLVDDYSYERPALEWLREYIAASETWYGYDISMDFADTGDWLGLVNVAHAPWVKAGGNWIWIEDGQDAAQGVWGYLQRPAEIPEHPDATGTWLDYPQVGDWAYTGDWMGWVYVSQAPWIWTPTGWTYIQPGYASANGCWGWLAK